A stretch of Aureispira sp. CCB-E DNA encodes these proteins:
- a CDS encoding TIGR03032 family protein, with translation MNQNINTNTLPPFACTHSPNLPELLMQLNCTIVVSTYQAGKVVLVSATNRNQLVQLPRTFKRAMGIAVKDNKMAIATENEVIILANSKRLAETYPAKPNTYDALYLPRATYYTGHLDMHDLHYGKDALWGVNTSFSCLCKIDSDYSFRPVWKPHFIDKLASEDRCHLNGLAMQDGEPIYISALGTGNTLQSWRDNIIGGGVLMDVASNEIIASGLAMPHAPRLYDGKLYVLLSAKEQLVCVDPATGKYDVVTQVPGFVRGMTKYGEYLFIGTSKLRKKSSTFKHLKISKESDAAGIKVVHLPSGKVVANLNWLSSVDEIYDVQILPNASRPNIINTYTDAHQRALMLPDTTYWSKSTPPQK, from the coding sequence ATGAATCAAAATATAAACACCAATACATTACCACCTTTTGCTTGTACACACAGTCCTAATTTGCCAGAGCTATTGATGCAACTCAACTGCACCATCGTAGTAAGTACTTATCAAGCAGGAAAAGTAGTCTTAGTTAGTGCTACGAATCGCAATCAATTGGTGCAGTTGCCTCGAACGTTTAAACGTGCAATGGGGATAGCCGTAAAGGACAATAAAATGGCAATAGCTACTGAAAATGAGGTGATTATTTTGGCGAATTCAAAGCGACTAGCAGAGACATATCCCGCCAAACCAAATACATATGATGCGTTGTACTTGCCTAGAGCAACGTACTATACAGGGCATTTGGATATGCATGATTTGCATTATGGAAAGGATGCTTTGTGGGGGGTGAATACTTCGTTCTCTTGTCTTTGTAAGATAGACTCGGATTATAGCTTTCGTCCTGTCTGGAAGCCTCATTTCATTGATAAATTAGCTTCAGAAGATCGCTGTCATTTAAATGGCTTAGCAATGCAAGATGGAGAACCTATCTACATTTCTGCCCTAGGTACGGGAAATACACTTCAGAGTTGGCGAGATAATATTATTGGTGGTGGAGTTTTGATGGATGTGGCCAGCAATGAAATTATTGCGAGCGGTTTGGCAATGCCACATGCGCCCCGCTTATACGATGGAAAACTTTATGTTTTATTATCAGCAAAGGAGCAGTTGGTTTGTGTAGACCCCGCAACTGGAAAATATGATGTAGTGACTCAAGTGCCAGGCTTTGTTCGAGGGATGACTAAATATGGAGAATATCTATTTATAGGAACCTCTAAACTGCGAAAAAAATCTTCTACTTTTAAGCACTTGAAAATTTCAAAGGAATCTGATGCGGCAGGAATTAAAGTTGTTCATTTGCCTTCGGGAAAGGTAGTAGCAAACTTAAATTGGTTGTCTAGTGTTGATGAAATTTACGATGTGCAAATTTTGCCGAATGCAAGTCGTCCGAATATTATCAATACTTATACTGACGCACACCAAAGAGCCTTAATGTTGCCCGATACAACTTATTGGTCTAAGTCAACACCTCCCCAAAAATAA
- a CDS encoding toxin-antitoxin system YwqK family antitoxin: MNGLLLVILMFYSLLSLGQEIEQAYHDNGQLKEEGKVIDNQREGVWTFYHPNGEISGKGNYKHNEPDGKWLFYYDNKEVELEGYWSNGQREGDFKYYYESGKLLSEGKFINDAQEGTWKYYHEHGQLGKEGSFEQGVKHGSWKTYFGHGQLRTTENYSRGQLSGACSVFYKNGTLQASRFFRAVADVAVSPDLNKDLKDKSYYWIVEEIDIEENRKDKTWKLYYANGALEAVQNYKDGLKDGVWSSYYEFGTLKMSKTYEKGIETGEVIFYYPTGKLRSKGYLIDGLKEKTWTSYYENGKVLSEEYFLKDKKNGTCSYYKENGDLKGTYQYKEDKLLK, translated from the coding sequence ATGAATGGATTGCTTTTAGTTATACTGATGTTTTATTCTTTGTTAAGTCTTGGGCAAGAAATAGAGCAGGCTTATCATGATAATGGACAACTTAAAGAAGAGGGAAAGGTTATTGATAATCAGCGTGAAGGGGTATGGACATTTTATCATCCGAATGGAGAAATTAGTGGCAAGGGAAATTATAAGCATAATGAGCCTGATGGCAAATGGTTATTTTATTATGATAACAAGGAAGTAGAGTTGGAAGGGTATTGGTCGAATGGGCAGCGAGAAGGTGATTTTAAATATTATTATGAAAGTGGAAAACTGCTTTCTGAAGGAAAATTTATAAATGATGCGCAAGAAGGTACTTGGAAGTATTATCACGAGCATGGACAACTGGGGAAAGAAGGTAGTTTTGAGCAAGGGGTAAAGCATGGTTCTTGGAAAACTTACTTTGGGCATGGGCAATTAAGAACAACCGAAAATTATTCGAGAGGACAATTATCTGGTGCTTGTTCTGTTTTTTATAAAAATGGAACTTTACAAGCCAGTCGATTTTTTCGAGCCGTTGCAGATGTTGCTGTTAGCCCTGATTTGAATAAAGATTTGAAAGATAAATCCTATTATTGGATTGTTGAAGAAATTGATATAGAAGAAAATCGAAAAGATAAAACGTGGAAGTTGTATTATGCCAATGGAGCTTTGGAGGCAGTACAAAATTATAAAGATGGCTTAAAAGATGGCGTTTGGAGTTCTTATTACGAATTTGGAACGTTAAAAATGTCCAAGACCTATGAAAAAGGTATAGAAACAGGAGAGGTTATTTTTTACTATCCTACTGGAAAACTAAGGTCAAAAGGCTATTTGATAGATGGACTGAAAGAAAAAACTTGGACAAGTTATTATGAGAATGGCAAGGTATTGAGCGAAGAGTACTTTCTAAAGGATAAGAAAAATGGCACTTGCTCTTATTATAAAGAAAATGGTGACTTAAAAGGTACTTATCAATACAAAGAAGATAAATTATTAAAATAA
- a CDS encoding Na+/H+ antiporter NhaC family protein, whose translation MRLIVTFLFIILSITAIFAQNPTDSNTVQQVDTLNNVDSNSIVQADPEPTRPVIDTLGLLDFDLQFEANQLTIIAKNVYRQSTIPNQFASTIELGGSTKVVLFEKGVAHLDYEASYAGELVSVRSKYRACKVKNCADCDPLTHPKEDEIICLDNQHTQLVHVQKYKNGGLRIQAIPLWWSIIPPLVAIFLALIFRQVLLALFMGILAGAWVIGGMQLTPYGLLKSFFSVIDHYIIGALNNSSHLSVIVFSIMIGGVVAIISRNGGMAGVVKKLAPLAKGPKSTQFVAWLLGVAIFFDDYANSLIVGNTIRPLTDKYKISREKLAYIVDSTAAPISAVAFITTWIGAELNYISDAMPLLSGLENPPSAYSMFLSSLPYSFYSFFTLIFILIIIFTGRDYGGMYKAECRARTTGRVFDTEGEALSDDDMEELEPVEGAPHRWINGFLPILMVVFGTLMGLIDTGMQASYSALVENGVQVAHNGWGEVWSKMQLLESSGEAGFVRKMGILIGNSDSYAALLWASMSAIVLALILTVAQGIMKLSDAIETVVAGFKTMMPALLILILAWALATTTEELSTAEFLTTTLGDSLSPYMVPVVVFILAAVIAFSTGSSWSTMAILYPIAIPLCWSISQNAGLPLETAMELLYNVIAVVLAASVLGDHCSPISDTTILSSLASNCNHIDHVKTQLPYALTVGSISITMTYVSTAFGIPFIISFVVGIALMFGAVMLFGKEVPSSNLETMAEK comes from the coding sequence ATGAGACTTATAGTTACTTTTTTGTTCATTATTTTGAGTATAACTGCCATCTTTGCTCAAAATCCAACCGATAGCAATACTGTTCAGCAAGTAGATACTTTAAACAACGTTGATAGCAATTCAATTGTTCAAGCTGATCCCGAACCAACACGACCTGTTATAGATACCTTAGGGCTTTTGGATTTTGATTTACAGTTTGAAGCCAATCAGTTAACCATTATAGCTAAGAACGTTTACCGACAGTCAACCATTCCGAATCAGTTTGCCTCAACAATAGAACTCGGTGGGTCGACAAAAGTTGTTCTATTTGAAAAGGGCGTTGCTCATTTGGATTATGAGGCTTCCTATGCAGGAGAATTAGTATCTGTACGCTCAAAATACAGAGCTTGTAAAGTTAAAAATTGTGCAGATTGTGATCCATTAACTCATCCCAAAGAAGACGAAATTATTTGTCTAGACAACCAGCACACACAGTTAGTGCACGTGCAAAAATATAAAAATGGAGGCTTGCGTATTCAAGCCATTCCTTTGTGGTGGTCAATTATACCGCCACTAGTAGCCATCTTTTTAGCTTTGATTTTCCGTCAAGTATTATTGGCTTTATTTATGGGGATTTTGGCAGGAGCTTGGGTCATTGGAGGGATGCAACTAACACCCTATGGTTTGCTTAAAAGCTTCTTTAGTGTTATTGACCATTATATTATTGGAGCCTTGAATAATTCGAGCCATTTGTCCGTCATTGTATTTTCAATTATGATAGGAGGAGTGGTTGCTATTATTTCTAGAAATGGAGGAATGGCAGGTGTGGTAAAAAAGCTGGCACCTTTGGCGAAAGGCCCTAAAAGCACTCAATTTGTTGCTTGGTTGTTGGGAGTTGCTATCTTTTTCGACGATTATGCCAATAGTTTAATTGTCGGAAATACGATTCGTCCATTGACCGACAAATACAAAATATCGAGAGAAAAATTAGCTTATATTGTCGATAGTACTGCCGCACCTATATCTGCGGTTGCTTTTATAACCACTTGGATTGGAGCAGAGTTGAACTATATCAGTGATGCAATGCCCTTGTTGTCTGGCTTGGAGAATCCTCCATCTGCGTACTCTATGTTTTTGAGTTCGTTGCCTTATTCGTTTTATTCGTTCTTTACATTGATTTTTATTCTAATCATTATTTTTACAGGAAGAGATTATGGAGGAATGTATAAAGCGGAGTGCCGCGCAAGAACAACTGGTCGTGTGTTTGATACTGAGGGAGAAGCATTAAGTGACGATGATATGGAAGAGTTAGAACCTGTGGAAGGAGCGCCACATCGTTGGATAAACGGATTCTTACCAATTTTAATGGTCGTGTTCGGAACTTTGATGGGGTTGATTGATACAGGGATGCAGGCTTCGTATAGTGCATTAGTAGAAAATGGAGTACAGGTAGCGCACAATGGATGGGGGGAAGTTTGGTCAAAAATGCAACTGCTGGAATCTTCAGGAGAGGCAGGTTTTGTTCGAAAAATGGGTATCTTAATAGGAAACTCTGACTCTTATGCCGCATTGCTTTGGGCGTCTATGTCGGCTATTGTCTTAGCATTGATTTTGACAGTAGCTCAGGGTATTATGAAACTTTCGGACGCTATTGAAACGGTTGTCGCTGGGTTCAAAACAATGATGCCAGCCTTGTTGATTTTGATTTTAGCATGGGCTTTGGCAACGACAACAGAAGAGTTATCTACCGCAGAATTTTTAACGACTACCTTGGGAGATAGTTTGAGTCCTTATATGGTTCCTGTTGTTGTGTTTATTTTGGCTGCTGTCATCGCTTTTTCAACAGGGTCAAGTTGGAGTACCATGGCTATTTTATACCCAATCGCTATTCCTCTTTGTTGGAGTATCAGCCAAAACGCAGGTTTGCCACTAGAAACGGCAATGGAGTTGCTGTATAATGTCATTGCAGTGGTTTTAGCTGCTTCTGTATTGGGCGACCATTGTTCTCCTATTTCGGATACAACCATCCTTAGCTCGCTGGCATCGAATTGTAACCATATAGATCACGTCAAAACGCAACTTCCTTATGCGTTGACAGTAGGAAGTATTAGTATTACAATGACCTATGTTTCTACGGCATTTGGTATTCCTTTTATCATCAGCTTTGTTGTTGGAATAGCCTTGATGTTTGGAGCTGTCATGCTATTTGGGAAAGAAGTCCCTAGTTCCAATTTAGAAACAATGGCAGAAAAATAA
- a CDS encoding DUF4384 domain-containing protein, with product MKLQVPYLPFITKSFFSLPFIVVYLLLLFTNFSHAQDQKILKGKQISGTTINDEQLTFLMSHQEALKEFEKPASLSMMEIPVKVHIVKSTTSNSASIEEIKEAFAKLNKYFVQIYVQFVPLGDFNYISNDKYFDFNKEDENALCGSNDSKNVINLYIVGSISDGPLKFCGYTYYPEDLEKNTDRIFLANECLSDGVSLARQMGHYFTLFSTSGLNVSETQEWVNGENCATEGDLICDTPADPGLELSSVDDRCGYIGKKQDQSGRKRFYKPDTKNLMSDNPRLYCCDHFTEQQYQKMLYAAINLRNYLTFPKSQYSKRQLKVLAAEKGLSGQVSVFMQGTEMPVVRNGNMYINEKELYPTNTTYNIAVVNNQKGYIYVIEGDAERGIYLQYPKKGDKVFFKGETTAEFIVPSNLERLKVDELKGKDGKNHIVVLFSKKQLRIEQLIDEMNSIEEYLDVVQRIYTVIGTDLIPSKNLVYQKNGIQVQGIATDQQIMPVIIEYKQP from the coding sequence ATGAAATTACAAGTACCTTATTTACCTTTTATTACAAAATCATTCTTTTCTCTACCTTTTATTGTAGTCTATTTATTACTACTTTTCACTAATTTTAGTCATGCTCAAGATCAAAAAATACTAAAAGGAAAACAAATATCAGGAACAACCATTAATGACGAGCAATTAACATTTTTGATGAGCCATCAGGAAGCTCTCAAAGAATTTGAAAAGCCTGCTTCTTTGAGTATGATGGAAATTCCAGTTAAAGTACATATTGTCAAAAGTACGACCTCCAATTCTGCCAGTATCGAAGAGATTAAAGAAGCCTTTGCCAAACTCAACAAATACTTTGTGCAAATTTATGTCCAATTTGTTCCATTGGGTGACTTTAACTATATCTCAAATGACAAGTATTTTGACTTTAACAAGGAAGATGAAAATGCTCTTTGTGGCAGTAACGATTCTAAAAATGTCATCAACTTGTATATTGTTGGAAGTATTTCAGACGGTCCCCTAAAATTCTGTGGTTATACATATTATCCTGAGGATTTAGAAAAAAATACGGATCGTATATTCCTAGCCAACGAATGTTTATCAGATGGTGTTTCGCTCGCTCGTCAAATGGGACACTATTTTACATTGTTCTCTACTTCTGGACTCAATGTATCTGAAACGCAAGAGTGGGTGAATGGCGAAAACTGTGCAACCGAAGGGGACTTGATTTGCGACACGCCAGCTGATCCTGGTTTGGAATTAAGTTCTGTTGATGATCGTTGTGGGTATATTGGAAAAAAACAAGATCAATCGGGCAGAAAACGTTTTTATAAGCCAGATACCAAAAACTTAATGTCTGATAATCCTCGTTTGTATTGCTGCGATCATTTTACAGAGCAACAATATCAAAAAATGCTTTACGCTGCCATCAATCTAAGAAATTACTTAACCTTTCCTAAAAGTCAATACTCCAAACGTCAATTAAAAGTTTTAGCAGCCGAAAAAGGTTTGAGTGGGCAAGTTTCGGTCTTTATGCAAGGAACTGAAATGCCTGTGGTTCGCAATGGGAATATGTATATCAACGAAAAAGAACTTTATCCAACCAATACCACCTACAACATTGCTGTTGTCAACAATCAAAAAGGCTATATTTATGTCATTGAAGGCGATGCAGAAAGAGGCATTTATTTGCAATACCCCAAAAAAGGAGACAAAGTATTTTTTAAAGGAGAAACAACAGCTGAATTTATTGTTCCCTCTAATTTAGAACGTCTAAAAGTAGACGAACTAAAAGGTAAGGACGGAAAAAATCATATTGTTGTTTTATTCTCAAAAAAGCAATTAAGAATCGAGCAGCTTATTGATGAAATGAATAGCATAGAGGAGTATTTGGATGTCGTTCAACGAATATATACCGTTATTGGAACGGATTTGATTCCTTCTAAAAACTTAGTCTATCAAAAAAATGGCATCCAAGTTCAAGGAATTGCAACCGATCAACAAATCATGCCTGTTATCATTGAATACAAACAACCATAA
- a CDS encoding CoA transferase, whose amino-acid sequence MLSNALKGKRILDFSLLLPGPLATDLLAKMGAEVIKIEHPSKLDETRHYPPFKNGEALLYTMLNATKKSIIIDYRSKEHRPQILQMIREADILVEQFRPEVMQRWGLAYEDLKKVNPNLIYISLTGYGQKGPYALKAGHDLNYLACTGVLDLIRDERGKPVIPGVQIADVAGGSYMLVTACLAALVEGKGQYIDIAMLDGVAPLLTFPYAQLLGGVNPQEIRLLNGGLVNYNVYPCKGGQWVALGALEVRFWNRFCLAVEKPDWQREHFGELSTSVFAYDLVEALFLTKTREEWADWAAEKDVCLSPVLTLEEVPKDAQIKARAYYNTPDSIQLPWL is encoded by the coding sequence ATGTTATCAAACGCATTAAAAGGGAAACGAATTTTAGACTTTAGTTTGTTGCTACCTGGTCCCTTGGCAACAGATTTATTGGCAAAAATGGGGGCAGAAGTTATCAAAATAGAACATCCCTCTAAGTTGGATGAAACACGTCATTATCCCCCCTTTAAAAATGGAGAGGCTCTGTTGTATACGATGTTGAATGCTACAAAGAAATCTATTATCATTGATTACCGATCTAAAGAGCATCGACCCCAAATTTTGCAAATGATTCGAGAAGCAGATATCTTGGTGGAACAATTTCGACCAGAGGTGATGCAGCGTTGGGGCTTGGCTTACGAAGATTTGAAAAAGGTAAACCCTAATTTGATTTATATTTCGTTGACTGGATACGGTCAAAAAGGTCCTTATGCGTTGAAAGCGGGGCATGATTTGAATTATTTGGCATGTACAGGAGTTCTAGATTTAATTAGAGATGAACGAGGAAAGCCTGTTATTCCTGGTGTACAAATTGCAGATGTTGCAGGCGGTTCATATATGTTAGTAACCGCTTGCCTAGCAGCACTCGTAGAAGGTAAGGGACAATATATAGATATCGCTATGCTAGATGGCGTCGCTCCTTTGTTAACCTTTCCGTATGCGCAGTTATTAGGCGGAGTCAATCCCCAAGAAATACGTTTGTTAAATGGAGGTCTAGTTAATTACAATGTGTATCCATGTAAGGGAGGGCAGTGGGTTGCTTTGGGGGCATTAGAAGTCCGTTTCTGGAATCGCTTTTGTTTGGCAGTTGAAAAACCCGATTGGCAACGAGAGCACTTTGGGGAATTATCAACTTCTGTTTTTGCTTATGACTTGGTAGAAGCCTTATTTTTGACCAAAACTAGGGAAGAATGGGCTGATTGGGCAGCTGAAAAGGATGTTTGCTTGTCGCCTGTTTTGACTTTAGAAGAAGTACCCAAAGATGCTCAAATAAAAGCAAGAGCGTATTATAACACACCAGACAGCATACAATTACCTTGGCTTTGA
- a CDS encoding amidohydrolase family protein has protein sequence MKQIPTVLFLLFLMYNTYAQKTTSSQRLLLLIEDVTVIPMHINKVLEHQDVILEDGVIIQIRKHTDQDTSTYSLGRIDGRNKFLVPSFSDAHVHLPEEENLERVFLMNIMNGVTTLRSMRGEAWHLDIDKNAPFTPRLYLSTPVISRSDSLSPRMAENLLAQYKQSGYDFVKIMSVKDPTTFDYLVGASKKHQLPLAGHCPSNINIFNVSNSGVFQSIEHLGGFFTLTTMEEIQHAVDASLAGNVYHCPTFGWYYTGQIPPTDLRKRPGTKYVPSSWIEKWEKQISEHEVETSKEGRQKERTISAQRFKSRLMYLGFIYRQGGQLLLGADASGIYGIPGFDVHAEMQHYANADVSNYDILKTTCYNLSKVFGEEKNWGTIKVGCQSDMVLLNANPLEDIKNTNKIEGVIFKGNYYTQDYLKKRLEQIAK, from the coding sequence ATGAAACAAATTCCAACCGTACTCTTTCTCCTATTTTTGATGTACAATACATACGCACAAAAAACAACTTCTTCGCAACGACTGTTATTATTAATAGAAGATGTCACCGTCATTCCAATGCACATTAACAAAGTTTTGGAACATCAAGATGTTATTCTTGAAGATGGCGTTATTATACAAATAAGAAAGCATACCGACCAAGATACAAGTACCTATAGTTTAGGTCGTATAGATGGTCGTAACAAATTTTTAGTCCCATCTTTTTCAGATGCACACGTTCATTTGCCCGAAGAGGAAAACCTAGAACGAGTTTTTCTAATGAATATCATGAATGGCGTTACCACACTTCGTTCTATGCGAGGAGAAGCTTGGCATTTAGACATTGACAAGAACGCTCCATTTACCCCAAGGCTATACCTCTCAACCCCTGTTATCAGCCGTAGTGATAGCCTTAGCCCTAGAATGGCTGAAAATTTACTAGCTCAATATAAACAATCTGGCTATGATTTTGTCAAAATAATGAGTGTCAAAGATCCAACTACTTTTGATTATCTCGTTGGTGCCTCTAAAAAACATCAATTGCCCCTTGCAGGACATTGCCCTTCGAATATCAACATTTTTAATGTTAGCAATAGCGGCGTTTTTCAAAGCATTGAGCATTTAGGAGGCTTTTTTACATTGACAACAATGGAAGAGATTCAACATGCGGTGGACGCTAGTCTTGCTGGCAATGTTTATCACTGTCCAACGTTTGGCTGGTATTATACAGGACAAATACCTCCTACCGATTTAAGAAAAAGACCAGGCACAAAGTATGTTCCTTCATCTTGGATTGAGAAATGGGAAAAACAAATTTCAGAACACGAGGTTGAAACTAGTAAAGAAGGGCGTCAAAAAGAACGTACCATTTCTGCACAACGCTTTAAGAGTCGTTTGATGTACCTAGGTTTTATTTATCGACAAGGTGGTCAATTACTTTTGGGTGCTGATGCTTCTGGTATTTATGGTATTCCCGGATTCGATGTGCATGCGGAAATGCAACATTATGCCAATGCAGATGTTTCTAATTATGACATTCTAAAAACCACCTGTTATAACTTATCTAAAGTTTTTGGTGAGGAAAAAAATTGGGGTACTATAAAAGTCGGTTGTCAATCAGATATGGTTTTATTAAATGCCAACCCTTTGGAAGACATCAAGAATACCAACAAAATTGAAGGAGTTATTTTTAAAGGAAATTACTACACACAGGATTATTTGAAAAAACGACTAGAACAAATAGCAAAATAA
- a CDS encoding class I SAM-dependent methyltransferase, translating to MLLQIIRKFDLVGKFYASSLGKKWIHNKLKTVLPHLNQQEENLDIGCGNGIITHTLRQKGFSCTPLDVADLSIIPSVHVVVYDGISMPFQEQTFDTALLLTVLHHTPDPVLVLKETARIAKKIVIIEDIYSNKIQQYMTYAMDTLVNLGHSSMTYQNKSDSEWRATFEELGLELIEVTSKPVLLFFRQATYVLQHATKS from the coding sequence ATGCTGCTCCAAATTATCCGAAAGTTTGATCTTGTTGGCAAGTTTTATGCTAGTAGTCTAGGAAAAAAATGGATCCACAACAAATTAAAAACTGTTCTTCCTCATTTAAACCAACAGGAAGAAAATCTAGATATAGGTTGTGGTAATGGAATAATTACACACACTTTACGTCAAAAAGGTTTTTCTTGTACTCCTTTGGATGTAGCTGATTTATCAATTATTCCAAGCGTCCATGTAGTTGTATACGATGGCATTTCCATGCCTTTTCAAGAACAAACCTTTGACACAGCACTGTTGTTGACTGTTTTACATCATACGCCTGACCCCGTTTTGGTATTAAAAGAAACAGCTCGCATTGCTAAAAAAATTGTTATTATTGAAGATATTTATAGTAATAAAATACAACAATATATGACCTATGCAATGGATACCTTAGTCAATTTAGGGCATTCTAGTATGACTTATCAAAACAAGTCTGATAGCGAGTGGAGAGCTACTTTCGAGGAGTTGGGATTGGAACTCATAGAAGTTACTAGCAAACCAGTTTTATTGTTTTTTAGGCAAGCAACTTATGTGTTGCAGCATGCTACCAAATCATAA